In Thermococcus sp. M39, the following are encoded in one genomic region:
- a CDS encoding ABC transporter substrate-binding protein — translation MSAKDDILSYLKSKGHDGALQSELYNLGYSRSTIAEALESLEEENLIVKKNIGKKAYRIWIIDEAPFPVKGTLRLGLLRAVEYPHALLTAHDLKEKYNVRVLIYDSALELTNALAIGKVDLACSPLITQILYALLMKSIKIVSGCGFAGSGLVMRGELKEGRTIASSELSTMETMLKQFLERKGLENIKVTYFKNPETAVESLLRGETDGLSIWEPYLSLLKKKGFNVYHYSDYFGKYPCCALGVNLSFLNVNRTLFDEFFEKFKYNTENLERRKEEAIKLIVKIMGFKEELVMESFGGFIYDYKLTKKQVEEMLNRFGLKVFNLEKLFLSQDF, via the coding sequence ATGAGTGCAAAAGATGACATTTTGAGCTATTTAAAATCAAAAGGACATGATGGTGCTTTGCAGAGTGAGCTGTATAATCTAGGCTATTCCCGCTCAACAATTGCTGAAGCCTTAGAAAGTCTTGAAGAAGAGAATCTTATTGTGAAAAAGAACATTGGGAAAAAAGCATACAGAATATGGATCATTGATGAGGCACCTTTTCCCGTTAAAGGCACTCTCCGACTTGGGCTTCTAAGAGCTGTTGAATATCCTCATGCTCTTCTGACAGCTCATGATTTAAAGGAAAAGTATAATGTTCGAGTCTTAATTTACGACTCAGCCCTTGAGCTTACAAATGCCCTGGCGATAGGAAAGGTCGATTTAGCATGTTCACCGCTAATTACTCAAATCCTTTATGCTTTGTTAATGAAAAGCATTAAAATTGTTTCTGGCTGTGGATTTGCTGGCAGTGGACTTGTTATGAGAGGAGAGCTCAAGGAAGGGAGAACCATTGCTTCTTCTGAGCTTTCTACGATGGAAACTATGCTGAAGCAGTTCCTTGAGAGAAAAGGCTTGGAGAATATCAAAGTAACGTATTTTAAGAATCCTGAGACTGCTGTGGAGTCCCTCCTTAGAGGCGAGACTGATGGGTTGAGTATTTGGGAGCCATATCTCAGCCTACTTAAAAAGAAGGGCTTCAATGTCTATCATTACTCTGATTATTTTGGAAAGTATCCCTGCTGCGCGTTGGGAGTTAATTTGAGCTTTTTAAATGTTAACAGGACTCTTTTCGATGAGTTTTTTGAAAAATTTAAGTACAACACTGAAAACTTAGAGAGAAGAAAGGAGGAAGCCATAAAGCTCATTGTTAAGATTATGGGCTTTAAAGAGGAGCTTGTAATGGAGAGCTTTGGAGGATTTATCTATGATTATAAACTCACAAAAAAGCAAGTTGAAGAGATGCTAAACAGATTTGGTCTCAAAGTGTTCAACCTTGAAAAGCTTTTCTTATCGCAAGATTTTTAA
- a CDS encoding MATE family efflux transporter yields MDGELRKKLWELAWPAILANISQTLVNLVDMIMVGQLGSLAIASVGLGGQFAWFMMPLMFAVSAGVLALVARFIGAKNYEMANLTLEQGIYLAFLMGIPVMLVGLFFGDDALRIMGASEDVVRLGYEYIRIYFLFYPINFMGFAAFSALRGAGDTKTPMKLSILMNVLNVILNYLLIFGKFGFPRLEVKGAALASGLSIAAAFIVGMFLFLSDRLVLKLKPRLRFDISMIRRILKIGIPATIERIIFSFYNFIYISIVTRFGTIALAAHQVGLRVESIAYMPAFGFNVATSALVGQSLGEGNPEKAEKVVYESLKMVTAFMSVMAVVLIAFPKYLVMPFITKSDPNYWQVIHLAAIYLMIVGISEIPLGWLFVLSGALRGAGDTRSPMYVTAVSKLLFRILPAYLLGFGFTIGSFRFEGLGVIAAWIAMSLETFTSAAMFWWIFKRGKWKYIKV; encoded by the coding sequence ATGGACGGCGAATTAAGGAAGAAGCTGTGGGAGCTTGCATGGCCAGCAATATTAGCAAACATCTCCCAAACCCTAGTCAACTTAGTTGACATGATAATGGTAGGACAGCTAGGCTCTCTGGCAATTGCAAGTGTTGGCTTAGGTGGGCAGTTCGCATGGTTTATGATGCCTCTGATGTTTGCAGTTTCCGCTGGCGTCTTGGCCTTAGTTGCTCGATTTATCGGTGCCAAAAATTACGAAATGGCAAACTTGACACTGGAGCAGGGAATTTATCTTGCGTTTCTCATGGGAATACCGGTTATGCTGGTCGGCTTATTCTTTGGAGATGATGCACTTAGAATAATGGGAGCTAGTGAAGACGTAGTTAGGCTTGGTTATGAATATATTAGGATATACTTCTTATTTTACCCTATTAATTTCATGGGTTTTGCAGCTTTTTCGGCTTTGAGAGGGGCTGGTGATACAAAAACACCAATGAAGTTAAGCATTTTGATGAATGTGCTGAATGTGATTTTGAACTATCTTCTAATTTTTGGAAAATTCGGCTTTCCGAGATTAGAAGTCAAGGGAGCCGCATTGGCTTCTGGACTTTCAATTGCAGCAGCGTTTATCGTTGGTATGTTCCTCTTCTTAAGCGACAGGCTTGTTTTGAAGCTTAAACCTAGGCTTAGATTTGATATCAGCATGATTAGGAGAATCCTCAAAATTGGAATTCCAGCAACTATTGAGAGAATTATCTTCAGCTTTTACAACTTCATTTACATAAGCATTGTTACAAGATTTGGAACGATCGCTCTAGCTGCTCATCAGGTCGGCTTGAGGGTTGAGAGCATAGCCTATATGCCAGCTTTTGGCTTTAATGTTGCCACATCAGCTTTGGTTGGGCAGAGCTTAGGTGAAGGAAATCCAGAGAAAGCTGAGAAAGTTGTATACGAGTCGTTGAAGATGGTAACCGCTTTCATGAGCGTCATGGCTGTGGTTTTGATTGCTTTTCCAAAATACCTTGTTATGCCTTTCATAACAAAAAGCGACCCCAATTATTGGCAAGTCATTCACTTGGCTGCAATTTACCTCATGATTGTAGGTATAAGTGAAATCCCGTTAGGCTGGCTCTTTGTTCTCAGCGGAGCTTTGAGAGGTGCAGGAGATACGAGGAGTCCCATGTATGTAACTGCAGTTAGCAAATTGCTCTTTAGAATCCTCCCAGCTTATCTTTTGGGATTTGGATTTACAATAGGTTCATTCCGCTTTGAGGGGCTTGGCGTTATTGCCGCTTGGATCGCAATGAGCCTTGAAACGTTTACAAGTGCAGCAATGTTTTGGTGGATATTCAAGAGGGGGAAGTGGAAGTACATAAAAGTTTGA
- a CDS encoding VIT1/CCC1 transporter family protein: MDEMIKSALQFYRDEYSDSVLYAQLAKIEKDETLKEEFLRLSNIEAKHAKFWHDFLARRGVKIPKVKVSKLSLYSTKLLRKILGPGAVASLLEMGENSAIQKYFKFLTAYQEKLDEEDRKELSGVILDELEHEKFFYESKRRLHVENIRDLVLGMNDGLVEILGAVTGLSAVYVYNPKLVGISGLIVGVAGALSMAIGTFISVRSQRQVNESIRQRMEVLFRVSPDRAKDELLDKLLESGMPEEVAKEVAEKLSSNHDAIIKLLVQEEDENEVRAALYTGIFYLIGVAFPVTPYFFASSSLVALPFSVLLAGTALAVVATFISILSGIPIRKKITEMVTTGLGAAFVSYLFGRLMEALFHVSTL, from the coding sequence ATGGACGAGATGATAAAGTCAGCACTTCAATTCTACAGAGATGAATACTCAGACTCAGTTCTCTACGCTCAGCTTGCTAAAATTGAGAAAGACGAGACTTTAAAGGAGGAATTTCTGAGACTTTCAAACATTGAGGCAAAGCATGCAAAGTTCTGGCACGATTTCTTAGCAAGAAGAGGTGTTAAAATACCTAAAGTAAAGGTTAGCAAGCTTTCACTTTATAGCACAAAACTCCTAAGGAAAATTTTAGGGCCTGGTGCTGTTGCTTCGCTCCTTGAGATGGGAGAGAACAGTGCAATCCAAAAGTACTTCAAATTCCTCACGGCATATCAAGAGAAGCTCGATGAGGAAGATAGGAAAGAGTTAAGTGGAGTCATCCTAGATGAGCTCGAACACGAGAAGTTCTTCTACGAGAGCAAGAGACGGCTCCACGTTGAAAACATCCGAGATCTGGTTCTCGGTATGAATGATGGTCTCGTAGAGATTCTTGGTGCAGTCACTGGATTGTCAGCAGTTTACGTTTACAATCCCAAGCTTGTTGGAATCAGCGGTCTCATCGTTGGAGTTGCTGGAGCACTCTCAATGGCAATTGGAACTTTCATATCAGTCCGCTCTCAGAGACAAGTAAACGAGAGCATTAGGCAGAGAATGGAAGTCCTGTTCAGAGTTTCCCCGGATAGAGCGAAAGATGAACTTTTAGACAAGCTCCTAGAAAGCGGAATGCCTGAGGAAGTTGCAAAGGAAGTTGCTGAAAAGCTCTCCTCAAATCACGATGCAATAATTAAGCTGCTCGTTCAAGAAGAGGACGAGAATGAGGTAAGGGCAGCACTATACACTGGAATTTTCTACCTCATTGGTGTGGCGTTCCCAGTTACGCCTTATTTCTTTGCGTCCTCATCTCTAGTTGCTCTGCCTTTCTCGGTGCTACTAGCTGGAACAGCGCTGGCAGTAGTTGCAACTTTCATCTCAATACTTTCCGGAATTCCAATAAGAAAGAAAATCACAGAGATGGTCACCACTGGGTTGGGAGCTGCATTTGTGAGCTATCTCTTCGGAAGGCTTATGGAAGCCTTGTTCCACGTTTCGACGCTTTGA
- a CDS encoding tRNA (guanine(10)-N(2))-dimethyltransferase: MELIEISEGKARVLIPKAERIYDAPVFYNPVMALNRDLSVLLLKVIEVKRVLDALSATGIRGIRYALETPATEVWMNDINPDAFKLIIKNLGLNFSGKIEIHEKKAILKGNKVLVATNLDANRLMNEQFRYFDFIDLDPFGSPMEFLDSALRSVKRKGVLAITATDTAPLCGAHPKACLRKYNAVPIRGELCHEAGLRILIGTVARYVAKYDMGFEVLFAYYKDHYFRAFLRFKDGAKKGDDTLEKLGYLYFDEKSGKFKIERSFLPSKPKAYGPLWLGELKNQEIVEEMHKLAEKEEIAEKKKVLKFLGIVKEELDVPFFYDTHALARRNNLEARKVAKIIEILEEEGYKATRTHFSPTALKTNAPFEEVLEALKSLQ; the protein is encoded by the coding sequence ATGGAGCTAATAGAAATAAGTGAAGGAAAAGCAAGGGTTCTTATTCCAAAAGCTGAACGTATTTATGATGCTCCAGTTTTTTACAACCCAGTGATGGCTCTGAATAGGGATTTGAGCGTCCTTCTCCTCAAGGTTATTGAAGTGAAGAGAGTTTTAGATGCTTTAAGTGCCACAGGTATTAGGGGAATTAGGTATGCTTTAGAGACACCAGCAACTGAAGTTTGGATGAACGACATAAATCCAGACGCATTTAAGCTGATAATTAAAAATCTAGGGCTTAACTTCTCCGGTAAAATTGAGATACATGAGAAGAAAGCAATTTTAAAAGGGAACAAGGTTTTAGTCGCAACAAACTTGGATGCCAACAGATTGATGAATGAGCAATTCAGGTACTTTGACTTCATTGATTTAGACCCCTTTGGTTCTCCAATGGAATTCCTTGACTCAGCTTTAAGGAGTGTAAAGCGGAAAGGAGTTTTGGCAATCACTGCAACAGATACAGCACCCCTCTGCGGCGCTCATCCAAAGGCATGTCTAAGAAAATACAACGCAGTGCCAATAAGAGGTGAGCTCTGCCATGAAGCTGGGCTGAGGATTTTAATAGGAACCGTTGCGAGATATGTTGCAAAGTACGACATGGGCTTTGAGGTTCTTTTTGCGTATTACAAAGACCACTACTTTAGGGCATTCTTAAGGTTTAAAGATGGAGCAAAGAAAGGGGATGATACTTTAGAAAAGCTCGGATATCTGTATTTTGATGAAAAGAGCGGAAAGTTTAAGATTGAGAGAAGCTTTTTGCCGAGTAAACCTAAAGCTTATGGACCTTTATGGCTTGGGGAGCTTAAGAATCAAGAAATTGTTGAAGAGATGCATAAGCTAGCAGAGAAAGAAGAGATTGCAGAGAAAAAGAAAGTGCTGAAGTTTTTAGGAATTGTCAAGGAAGAACTCGATGTTCCCTTTTTCTACGACACTCATGCATTAGCGAGGAGAAACAATCTTGAGGCTAGAAAAGTTGCCAAAATCATCGAGATTCTTGAAGAAGAGGGCTACAAAGCAACGAGAACTCACTTCTCACCAACGGCTCTAAAGACAAATGCTCCTTTTGAGGAAGTGCTTGAGGCTTTAAAATCATTACAGTAA
- a CDS encoding 50S ribosomal protein L35ae, whose protein sequence is MKGIVLSYMRSKENQHNHHMIIKPLGIESREEAAKLIGKKVIWKSPSGKIIAGKIVKPHGVRGEVKVRFEKGLPGQALGDYVEIL, encoded by the coding sequence ATGAAGGGGATAGTGTTAAGCTACATGAGGAGTAAAGAAAATCAGCACAACCACCACATGATTATCAAGCCTCTCGGAATTGAGAGCAGAGAAGAGGCAGCAAAGCTCATAGGAAAGAAAGTCATTTGGAAGAGCCCGAGCGGAAAAATCATTGCTGGCAAAATTGTCAAGCCACATGGAGTTAGGGGCGAAGTTAAAGTAAGGTTTGAGAAAGGTTTACCCGGACAAGCTCTTGGGGATTACGTCGAAATTCTCTGA
- the pepQ gene encoding Xaa-Pro dipeptidase PepQ — MERIKKLQKFINENSIDVALISKRENLFYFSGASPLAGGYLVVTPDEAIIYVPELEYEATKEETELPVEKFRRLPELYEKLKPYSVLGIEGSTSFSFMNGLKEKAEIKEFRSIDDVIKDLRIVKTKEEIEIIKSACELADMAVMAAIEEISEGKREREIAAKVEYVMKMNGAEKPAFDTIIASGYRSALPHGIASDKRIERGDLVVIDLGALYRHYNSDITRTIVVGKPNEKQKEIYEIVLEAQKTAVEKAKPGMTAKELDSIARDIIAEYGYGDYFIHSLGHGVGLEIHEPPRISQYDETVLKEGMVITIEPGIYIPKLGGVRIEDTVVITKDEAKRLTKMERELI; from the coding sequence ATGGAAAGAATAAAGAAGCTTCAAAAGTTTATAAACGAGAACTCAATTGATGTAGCGCTCATCTCTAAACGTGAAAACTTGTTCTACTTTTCTGGAGCTTCTCCGTTAGCTGGGGGGTATTTGGTTGTTACCCCTGATGAGGCTATAATTTATGTTCCCGAACTTGAATATGAAGCAACAAAGGAAGAAACTGAACTACCAGTTGAAAAGTTTAGGAGACTGCCAGAACTTTATGAAAAGCTCAAACCTTACAGTGTTTTGGGAATTGAAGGTTCAACAAGCTTTTCCTTCATGAATGGACTTAAAGAAAAAGCTGAGATAAAGGAGTTCAGGAGCATTGATGATGTTATAAAAGACCTTAGAATCGTAAAAACCAAAGAAGAAATCGAGATAATTAAAAGTGCGTGTGAATTAGCTGACATGGCTGTTATGGCAGCTATTGAAGAAATCAGCGAAGGGAAGAGAGAAAGGGAAATAGCAGCAAAAGTTGAGTATGTTATGAAGATGAACGGTGCTGAAAAGCCAGCCTTTGATACAATCATTGCCAGCGGCTATAGGTCAGCTCTCCCTCATGGGATTGCAAGCGATAAGAGGATTGAGAGAGGAGATTTGGTTGTCATAGACTTAGGTGCACTTTATAGGCACTACAATTCTGACATCACCAGAACCATAGTTGTTGGAAAACCCAATGAGAAGCAGAAGGAGATTTATGAGATAGTTCTTGAGGCTCAAAAGACAGCTGTTGAAAAAGCTAAGCCAGGAATGACTGCGAAAGAACTCGACAGCATAGCAAGGGACATCATAGCGGAATATGGTTATGGTGATTACTTTATCCACAGCCTTGGTCACGGAGTTGGGTTAGAAATTCATGAACCTCCGAGAATAAGCCAGTACGATGAGACTGTTCTCAAAGAGGGAATGGTCATAACGATTGAGCCAGGAATTTACATTCCAAAGCTTGGTGGCGTCAGAATTGAGGATACAGTTGTTATAACGAAGGATGAAGCAAAGAGGCTCACAAAGATGGAGAGAGAGCTTATCTGA
- a CDS encoding mRNA surveillance protein pelota has translation MKILDQNPKEGKIKVKAETLDDLWHLYHIIEEGDVVYAKTLRKQSQRSDSLRPEKVQAIPVFLGIRAEKINFHKFANALRVIGPIVYASREEVPLGKYHTIAVEENSVITIQKPKWKAHQLERLKQAVEASQRARIMIVVVDDGEADIALVREYGVDIIANIRHNLGGKRYTTNREAEEMKFFHDLAKTMVEIMEREKVDKAIVAGPGFVKENFYKFLQENYPELAKRVVIEDTSVTGRTGIYEVIRRGTVDKVYHENRVAKEIQLVEKVIEEIAKNGLVAYGIKEVEEAANYGAIETLLVLDELLKGGMREKIEQLMEFVRQMRGEIVIVSSEHEGGEKLKALGGIAALLRYKVK, from the coding sequence ATGAAAATACTTGACCAGAATCCCAAGGAGGGCAAGATTAAAGTTAAAGCTGAAACTCTCGATGACCTCTGGCATCTCTATCACATCATTGAGGAGGGAGATGTAGTTTATGCAAAGACCCTCAGAAAGCAAAGTCAGAGAAGTGATTCCCTTAGACCAGAAAAGGTCCAAGCAATTCCAGTGTTTTTGGGTATTAGAGCTGAAAAAATCAACTTCCACAAGTTTGCAAATGCATTGAGGGTTATTGGTCCAATAGTTTATGCCTCAAGAGAGGAAGTTCCCCTTGGCAAGTATCACACAATAGCAGTTGAAGAGAACAGCGTTATCACTATTCAAAAGCCTAAATGGAAGGCTCACCAGTTGGAAAGGTTAAAGCAGGCCGTTGAAGCTTCTCAGAGAGCGAGAATTATGATTGTTGTTGTGGACGATGGTGAGGCTGATATTGCTCTCGTGAGAGAATATGGCGTTGATATAATTGCCAACATAAGACATAACCTTGGGGGAAAGAGATACACCACAAATAGAGAAGCTGAGGAAATGAAGTTCTTCCACGATTTAGCAAAGACAATGGTTGAAATTATGGAGAGAGAAAAGGTGGATAAAGCTATTGTTGCTGGTCCCGGCTTTGTGAAAGAGAACTTTTACAAGTTCCTTCAGGAGAATTATCCGGAGTTAGCAAAGCGTGTTGTAATTGAGGACACGAGTGTTACAGGAAGAACAGGGATTTATGAGGTCATTAGGAGAGGAACCGTTGACAAAGTTTACCATGAAAACAGAGTCGCAAAGGAAATTCAGCTCGTGGAGAAGGTCATAGAGGAGATTGCAAAGAATGGATTGGTGGCTTATGGTATAAAAGAGGTCGAAGAAGCAGCGAATTATGGAGCAATTGAGACTCTACTCGTTTTAGATGAGCTTTTGAAGGGGGGGATGAGAGAAAAGATTGAGCAGCTTATGGAGTTCGTCAGACAGATGAGGGGGGAGATAGTAATTGTTAGTTCGGAGCATGAGGGCGGTGAAAAGCTGAAAGCTTTGGGAGGAATTGCTGCACTGTTGAGATATAAGGTTAAGTGA
- a CDS encoding AIR synthase family protein — MLPLGKIRSEVLNEIILHNLNIEDPKVFIGPREGFDAAVLEYDNESYLVIATDPVLGVPKEHFGFFTYHFAASDVAVFGAEPRWLVVDLLLPPGSTKEELAQIMEELNEECRKYRTAVIGGHTGVYTTTKETTATTTALGFVKKEELRLPLAKPGDDIIITKGVGIEFAVGAAYFKKEKIKGILTPSEITKLREMYKLETVVPDALAVRKLVRGMHDATEGGLTALHEIADNSDVGFRVCYDRIYIPPLVKKVLEAFDVNPLTVSSTGTLIIISPKENSSRIIKELSNNGIKAFIIGKFTEEKDRVLVKNSEEEEFPRFESDAYAEIY, encoded by the coding sequence ATGTTGCCGCTCGGGAAAATAAGAAGTGAAGTTCTAAATGAAATTATTTTGCATAACCTTAACATTGAAGATCCGAAAGTTTTTATCGGTCCGAGAGAGGGCTTTGATGCCGCAGTTCTTGAATATGACAATGAAAGTTATCTGGTCATAGCAACTGATCCAGTTCTAGGCGTTCCAAAGGAACATTTTGGATTCTTCACATATCATTTCGCAGCAAGCGATGTTGCAGTTTTTGGCGCTGAGCCGAGATGGCTGGTTGTTGACTTATTGTTACCCCCTGGTTCCACTAAAGAAGAGCTCGCTCAAATAATGGAGGAACTCAATGAAGAGTGCAGAAAATACAGAACAGCTGTAATCGGTGGGCATACGGGAGTTTACACCACGACTAAAGAAACAACTGCTACCACAACGGCACTTGGATTTGTGAAGAAAGAAGAGCTGAGATTACCGTTAGCAAAACCCGGGGATGATATAATAATAACGAAGGGCGTTGGGATAGAGTTTGCCGTTGGAGCGGCTTACTTTAAAAAAGAGAAGATTAAGGGGATTCTAACTCCTAGTGAAATAACCAAGCTTAGAGAGATGTACAAGCTTGAAACTGTCGTCCCTGATGCCCTAGCTGTAAGAAAGCTCGTGAGAGGGATGCATGATGCAACCGAAGGAGGTTTAACAGCCCTTCATGAGATAGCCGACAATTCAGATGTTGGCTTTAGAGTCTGTTATGATAGAATTTACATCCCGCCTCTCGTCAAAAAAGTCCTTGAAGCTTTTGATGTGAATCCTTTAACTGTCTCATCAACCGGAACGCTGATAATAATTTCTCCTAAGGAGAATTCCTCAAGAATAATCAAGGAGCTATCTAACAATGGAATTAAAGCTTTCATCATTGGCAAATTTACAGAAGAAAAAGACAGAGTTTTAGTGAAGAACAGCGAAGAGGAGGAGTTCCCAAGATTTGAAAGCGATGCCTATGCCGAGATTTACTAA
- a CDS encoding 7-cyano-7-deazaguanine synthase, which produces MLSEVIREIEQFAKNTRLYEKKILLMFSGGKDSSLALYIMKKAGLDVSALTFFHKWSWREPMLWAIDFTKKLGVKHYLVDITEGLLKNSIGKKGPICIHCKKVMMRNAYWFAKINGFDILAKGDNANDKIIGALLDQWKGDIRLSEIPRIGIPIFRPLIKYTAEEVEKLAEEAGIKPYRMYEYGRRRQWREGCPLQYIDKFEIIKREYLDLAYEVNYEISKLARRYKVRMSVRVPSFELLCHGCNEEILKETGQIVRRFKNVAARENKK; this is translated from the coding sequence ATGCTTTCAGAAGTGATAAGAGAGATTGAGCAGTTTGCAAAAAACACTAGACTTTATGAAAAGAAAATACTTCTCATGTTTTCTGGAGGAAAAGACAGCAGTTTAGCTTTATATATTATGAAAAAAGCTGGTTTAGATGTTTCTGCCCTAACTTTCTTCCATAAGTGGAGCTGGAGAGAGCCTATGCTGTGGGCAATAGACTTCACTAAAAAGCTTGGAGTTAAGCATTATCTTGTCGACATAACAGAAGGACTCCTCAAGAATTCAATTGGAAAGAAGGGTCCAATATGCATTCACTGCAAAAAAGTTATGATGAGGAATGCCTACTGGTTCGCAAAAATTAACGGCTTTGATATTTTGGCAAAAGGAGACAATGCAAATGACAAAATAATCGGGGCTCTGCTCGATCAGTGGAAGGGAGATATAAGGCTGAGTGAAATTCCGAGAATTGGAATTCCGATATTCAGACCTCTGATAAAGTATACTGCTGAAGAAGTTGAAAAGCTTGCGGAAGAAGCGGGGATAAAACCTTACAGAATGTATGAATATGGAAGAAGGAGGCAATGGAGAGAGGGCTGCCCCCTGCAGTATATTGACAAATTTGAAATCATTAAGCGAGAGTACCTCGATTTGGCTTATGAAGTGAACTACGAAATAAGTAAGCTTGCAAGAAGATACAAGGTTAGGATGAGCGTGAGAGTGCCGAGTTTTGAATTGCTTTGTCATGGATGTAATGAGGAAATTTTGAAAGAAACTGGGCAAATCGTGAGGAGGTTCAAAAATGTTGCCGCTCGGGAAAATAAGAAGTGA
- a CDS encoding DUF4870 domain-containing protein — MEKDESGVIKKSETSLGLEENVEAALAYVLGFLTGIIFLLLEKESEFVRFHAMQSTITFLGIFILQQLLRFIPFLGGILAMLLSLVGLVLWILGIVKAYQGEYYKFPIVGGIAENQVKKMSS; from the coding sequence ATGGAAAAAGATGAAAGTGGTGTTATAAAAAAGAGCGAAACTTCTTTGGGACTTGAAGAAAACGTTGAAGCAGCTTTAGCATATGTGCTTGGGTTTTTGACAGGTATAATATTCCTGTTGTTAGAAAAAGAAAGCGAATTCGTCAGATTTCACGCAATGCAGTCAACGATAACGTTCCTAGGAATTTTCATACTACAACAACTGTTGAGATTTATTCCATTCCTAGGTGGAATACTAGCTATGCTTTTAAGCCTTGTCGGCCTTGTCCTATGGATCTTAGGCATAGTTAAAGCATACCAAGGAGAATATTACAAGTTCCCAATTGTCGGAGGCATAGCAGAGAACCAAGTTAAAAAAATGAGCAGCTGA
- a CDS encoding FeoA family protein, with product MYVRLSQMREGERGVVVDIQGGVGARQRLLGLGITPGTRIWVIKSSAPGPIIIAVGSSRIALGRGIADKIIVRRER from the coding sequence ATGTATGTTCGTTTAAGTCAAATGAGGGAAGGAGAGCGAGGAGTTGTAGTGGATATTCAAGGAGGCGTGGGAGCGAGGCAGAGATTACTAGGCTTGGGGATTACTCCTGGGACTAGGATTTGGGTGATTAAGTCTTCTGCTCCAGGGCCAATAATCATAGCTGTTGGCTCTTCAAGAATAGCACTCGGCAGAGGAATAGCTGACAAAATCATCGTCAGGAGGGAGCGTTGA